The Methanobacteriaceae archaeon genome has a window encoding:
- a CDS encoding Hsp20/alpha crystallin family protein, whose translation MVNSETIEAEFSETKEKIEEKREETKEKIDEKEETKEKLNEQKEKFNERREKGKNIADNVVNDLYKTIDEFKENLKNMQKNADQKYAEYKKSTVQTIDVDLVETKDTYFIKAAVPGAKKEEISIEAGDNDITIETTFKPFIEEFNEEDEAEVIISAIKSGRCVKTVRFSNSIDIEQITAKFTNGIIKITIPKLIIPKHKVNVE comes from the coding sequence ATGGTAAACTCAGAAACTATTGAAGCGGAATTTAGCGAAACAAAAGAAAAAATTGAAGAAAAAAGAGAAGAAACCAAAGAAAAAATCGATGAGAAAGAAGAAACCAAAGAAAAGTTAAATGAACAAAAAGAGAAATTTAACGAAAGAAGAGAAAAAGGAAAAAACATTGCTGACAATGTAGTTAACGATTTGTATAAAACCATTGATGAGTTCAAAGAAAACCTCAAAAACATGCAAAAAAATGCAGATCAAAAATATGCAGAATACAAAAAATCAACCGTTCAAACTATTGATGTTGATTTAGTAGAAACCAAAGATACTTACTTCATTAAAGCAGCAGTTCCTGGTGCTAAAAAAGAAGAAATCTCCATTGAAGCAGGAGACAATGATATTACCATCGAAACTACCTTCAAACCATTTATTGAAGAATTCAATGAAGAAGATGAAGCTGAAGTAATTATTTCCGCAATTAAATCCGGAAGATGTGTTAAAACTGTAAGATTCTCCAACAGTATTGACATAGAACAAATTACTGCAAAATTCACAAACGGAATTATTAAAATAACTATTCCAAAATTAATTATACCAAAACATAAAGTAAATGTAGAATAA
- a CDS encoding SIS domain-containing protein: MNYKMYDEMMEQPESLSNTFKSEMPKLKMVSNLVEDVDKVYLIGCGSSISTCYSVRDAIRMSSTNINIEVFTGYEFCYNKKLIENENSIAIFASQSGETADTLASLRRCNELGIHTVSISNEPESSMTKEAITPIITQCGTETAILGTKTYITQLACLYQILFAASDYEDKNELLAELYDLPEILEKLLLTTEEENKALAEKFKDEDIFYCLGSGPNFGLAYKLAMTMLMEGAVKHACPLYSVEFRHGLIERAEKDVPAIFLKSGLESDEMTDKAIEFSKNLDLNYMVYDMDYYVTLDKLLSPFILVVPLEWFVYYLAHFNGEDPGATRHIGKVRY; encoded by the coding sequence ATGAACTATAAAATGTATGATGAAATGATGGAGCAACCAGAGTCTCTTAGTAATACATTCAAATCAGAGATGCCTAAATTAAAAATGGTTTCTAATTTGGTTGAGGATGTGGATAAAGTATATTTAATTGGTTGCGGTAGTTCTATTTCAACCTGTTATAGTGTACGTGATGCAATACGCATGTCTAGTACTAATATTAATATTGAAGTATTCACTGGATACGAATTCTGCTATAATAAAAAATTAATCGAAAACGAGAATTCTATTGCAATATTTGCTTCTCAATCTGGTGAAACTGCAGATACATTAGCATCTTTAAGAAGATGTAATGAATTAGGAATTCATACTGTATCTATTTCAAATGAACCTGAAAGTTCCATGACTAAGGAAGCTATTACTCCGATTATAACTCAATGTGGAACTGAAACTGCAATTTTAGGTACTAAAACTTACATTACACAATTAGCTTGTCTTTATCAAATTTTATTCGCAGCTAGTGATTATGAAGATAAAAATGAATTATTAGCTGAATTATATGATTTGCCTGAAATTCTAGAAAAGTTGTTGCTTACAACTGAAGAGGAAAATAAGGCTTTAGCTGAAAAATTCAAAGATGAAGATATTTTCTACTGTTTAGGAAGCGGTCCTAATTTCGGTCTTGCATATAAATTGGCTATGACCATGCTTATGGAAGGTGCTGTTAAACATGCTTGTCCATTATATTCTGTTGAATTCAGACATGGTTTAATTGAACGTGCTGAAAAGGATGTTCCTGCAATATTTTTAAAATCTGGCTTAGAATCAGATGAAATGACTGATAAAGCTATTGAATTTTCTAAAAATCTAGATTTAAATTACATGGTCTATGATATGGATTATTATGTAACTCTAGATAAATTATTATCTCCATTCATCTTGGTAGTTCCATTAGAATGGTTTGTATATTATTTGGCTCATTTCAATGGTGAAGATCCAGGTGCAACAAGACACATTGGTAAGGTCAGATATTAA
- a CDS encoding DUF447 family protein produces MQIDLASVGMEKGKQYETIITTTSCDDIKNAAPIGVICAGQDKVLNRIFKGSRTLENIISKREFIVNITHNPEVFTLSTVGNLPEDYFNEDNSLKCADAYFKCEVISLKEAVKQSDPVKSNGEAIVIKSKVTQLVINKQTRPINRGFGYVIESLSNLTRVDIVGEEQKEEYFERFREANRIVTKVGYKQDIEAMQKIKKELIKKGFKP; encoded by the coding sequence ATGCAAATAGATTTAGCATCAGTTGGAATGGAAAAAGGAAAGCAATATGAGACAATTATTACAACAACTAGCTGTGATGATATTAAAAATGCAGCTCCAATTGGAGTAATTTGTGCAGGCCAGGATAAAGTTTTAAACCGTATCTTTAAGGGAAGTCGAACTTTAGAAAATATCATATCAAAAAGAGAGTTTATTGTAAATATAACTCACAATCCTGAAGTTTTTACACTATCCACTGTTGGAAATCTTCCAGAAGACTATTTTAATGAAGATAATTCACTTAAATGTGCTGATGCTTATTTTAAATGTGAAGTAATAAGTCTTAAAGAGGCTGTAAAGCAAAGTGATCCTGTTAAAAGTAATGGTGAAGCTATTGTAATTAAATCAAAAGTTACTCAATTAGTCATTAATAAACAAACACGTCCAATCAACAGAGGCTTTGGATATGTTATTGAGTCATTATCTAATTTAACACGTGTTGATATTGTTGGTGAAGAGCAAAAAGAAGAGTATTTTGAAAGATTTAGAGAAGCAAATCGTATTGTGACAAAAGTAGGTTATAAACAGGATATTGAAGCTATGCAAAAAATAAAAAAAGAATTAATAAAAAAAGGTTTTAAACCTTAA
- the ade gene encoding adenine deaminase, which yields MEFTAQILDVLTDSVYGARIKIEDGVFKEIEPIKVEKDTKLDIEGLLVPGFIDAHIHIESSMLTPAQFARMAVMHGTTSVVCDPHEIANVCGIEGIDFMMENASKVPFNFYFAAPSCVPATPFETSGAILDSNDVEFLLKKDEIVALAEMMNFPGVINGDEEVLRKLELARKYNKPIDGHAPLISGKELDKYVEQYVFTDHECSSFTEAVVKKWKGVKIMVRDGSSAKNMEAIFDLSERKKFFENQNGFGLVPSEIMQRRIHSPIFDFIVSDDKHPDDLIKGHLNSSIKKAVDMGVDIIEAIKLVTLNPASHYNLKTGAIVRGAKADFVVVDNLVDFNIQKTYVGGQCVFDGENILFDAPQVSELNSINATKKTSKDFEINYDGDECEVNVIECYNGELITSKASANLKVEDGVVKADLDNDILKISVVERYGKNNIANAFIKGFGLKKGAIASSVAHDSHNIIVVGCDEELMARAVNKIIDNKGGFVIVDDESCESLSLPIAGLMSNEDAFEVSEKLAVLHKSAKKLGCELDSPFMTMAFMALLVIPSIKISDMGLFDGDSFEFIDVIKN from the coding sequence ATGGAATTTACAGCTCAAATTCTTGATGTATTAACTGATTCAGTTTACGGTGCAAGAATTAAAATTGAAGATGGAGTATTTAAAGAAATAGAACCTATTAAAGTTGAAAAGGATACTAAATTAGATATTGAAGGCTTGTTGGTTCCAGGTTTTATTGATGCTCACATTCACATTGAAAGTTCAATGCTTACTCCAGCTCAATTTGCAAGAATGGCAGTAATGCACGGTACAACTTCTGTTGTATGTGATCCTCATGAAATTGCTAATGTATGTGGAATTGAAGGAATTGACTTTATGATGGAAAACGCAAGTAAAGTTCCTTTTAATTTTTACTTTGCTGCTCCTTCATGTGTTCCTGCTACTCCATTTGAAACATCTGGTGCTATTTTAGATTCAAATGATGTAGAATTTTTACTTAAAAAAGATGAAATCGTTGCACTTGCTGAGATGATGAATTTCCCAGGTGTTATTAACGGAGATGAAGAAGTTTTAAGAAAACTTGAACTTGCCAGAAAATACAACAAACCGATTGACGGTCATGCTCCATTGATTTCTGGTAAGGAATTGGATAAATATGTCGAGCAGTATGTATTTACCGACCATGAATGCAGTAGTTTTACAGAAGCTGTTGTTAAAAAATGGAAAGGTGTAAAAATTATGGTTCGTGACGGATCATCTGCTAAAAATATGGAAGCTATTTTTGATTTATCCGAACGTAAGAAGTTCTTCGAAAACCAAAACGGTTTTGGATTAGTTCCTAGCGAAATCATGCAAAGAAGAATCCACTCTCCGATCTTTGATTTTATCGTAAGTGATGATAAACATCCTGATGACTTAATTAAAGGCCATTTAAATAGCTCAATTAAAAAAGCTGTAGATATGGGAGTAGACATTATTGAAGCTATTAAACTTGTTACATTAAATCCTGCATCACACTATAACTTGAAAACAGGAGCTATTGTAAGAGGTGCAAAAGCAGACTTTGTCGTAGTTGACAATTTAGTTGACTTTAATATTCAAAAAACATACGTTGGCGGACAATGTGTATTTGACGGCGAAAATATCTTATTTGATGCACCGCAAGTCAGCGAGTTAAACTCAATTAATGCAACCAAAAAGACATCAAAAGACTTTGAAATAAACTATGATGGTGATGAGTGCGAAGTTAATGTAATTGAGTGTTACAACGGTGAATTAATAACTTCCAAAGCTAGTGCAAATCTTAAAGTTGAAGATGGTGTTGTTAAAGCTGATTTGGATAATGACATATTGAAAATATCTGTTGTTGAAAGGTATGGTAAAAACAACATTGCAAATGCATTTATTAAAGGATTTGGCCTTAAAAAAGGAGCTATTGCATCATCTGTAGCTCATGACTCACACAACATTATTGTTGTTGGATGTGATGAAGAGTTGATGGCTCGTGCAGTAAACAAAATCATTGACAACAAAGGTGGATTCGTAATAGTTGATGATGAGTCCTGTGAATCATTATCATTACCTATTGCAGGTTTAATGAGTAATGAAGATGCATTTGAAGTATCTGAAAAATTAGCTGTTTTACATAAAAGCGCTAAAAAATTAGGATGTGAACTTGACTCTCCATTTATGACAATGGCATTTATGGCACTACTTGTTATCCCATCTATTAAAATATCGGATATGGGTCTTTTTGATGGAGATTCATTCGAATTTATTGATGTAATTAAAAATTAA
- a CDS encoding TIGR00300 family protein, with protein MNKRTIELSGHIIDSLTLTKTMGIIMDKGGEFDILEIDVGRKKSDVSRAKIEVSADSPELLESILDELSVLGAAIDDIKEVNLVASVKDKVAPEGFYSSSNHTTHIFYDGNWIPVEEIEMDCLVVVDEDEKRAFVKPIADVKAGDKIVVGLDGVKVTPPHRSRDEQQVFEFMNSEVSSEKPLMNLINGIAKEMKEIKAKGGKIGIVGGPAIVHTGSGKYLAALIKEGYIDVIMAGNALATHDIESNLYGTSLGIEVDTGKIVAHGHTHHMRTINRINQSGSIKNAVEDGTLTGGIMYECIKNDVPYVLAGSIRDDGPLPDVITDTAESQKLMRHYAQEVDMVIMIATMLHSIATGNLLPSRVKSICVDINPSTVTKLSDRGSAQVVGIVTDIGTFLPLLYNALHEE; from the coding sequence ATGAATAAAAGAACTATTGAGCTTTCAGGCCATATTATTGATTCATTGACTTTAACTAAGACAATGGGAATAATTATGGACAAAGGCGGAGAATTTGATATATTGGAAATTGATGTTGGACGTAAAAAATCAGACGTTAGTCGTGCAAAAATTGAAGTTTCAGCAGATTCTCCTGAATTGTTAGAATCAATCTTAGATGAATTATCTGTACTTGGTGCAGCAATTGATGATATTAAAGAAGTTAATCTCGTTGCATCTGTTAAGGATAAAGTTGCTCCTGAAGGTTTTTATTCATCATCCAATCACACTACTCACATTTTCTATGATGGGAACTGGATTCCTGTTGAAGAAATCGAAATGGACTGTTTGGTAGTTGTTGATGAAGATGAAAAACGTGCTTTTGTAAAACCTATTGCTGATGTTAAAGCTGGAGACAAAATTGTTGTAGGTCTTGACGGAGTTAAAGTTACTCCACCACACAGATCAAGAGACGAACAACAAGTATTTGAATTCATGAACAGTGAAGTATCATCAGAAAAACCTTTAATGAACTTAATTAACGGTATTGCAAAAGAAATGAAAGAAATTAAGGCAAAAGGTGGAAAAATAGGTATTGTCGGTGGACCAGCTATTGTTCACACTGGTTCTGGAAAATACTTGGCTGCACTTATTAAAGAAGGATATATTGACGTTATTATGGCAGGTAATGCACTTGCAACTCACGATATTGAATCCAATTTGTATGGTACTTCTTTAGGTATTGAAGTTGACACAGGTAAGATTGTAGCTCACGGACACACTCACCACATGAGAACAATCAACAGAATTAACCAGTCAGGTTCAATTAAAAACGCAGTAGAAGACGGAACTTTAACCGGAGGAATTATGTATGAATGTATTAAAAATGATGTTCCATATGTTCTTGCAGGTTCAATTCGTGATGACGGACCTCTTCCTGATGTAATAACTGACACAGCAGAGTCACAAAAGCTAATGAGACATTATGCTCAAGAAGTTGATATGGTAATCATGATTGCAACTATGCTTCATTCAATTGCAACAGGTAACTTGCTTCCTTCAAGAGTAAAAAGTATCTGTGTAGATATCAACCCATCAACAGTTACTAAATTGTCTGATCGTGGAAGTGCACAGGTTGTTGGAATTGTAACTGATATCGGTACATTCTTACCACTTCTTTATAATGCTTTACATGAGGAATAA
- the speB gene encoding agmatinase, translating into MLLNTYEPWKFAFSSENDEICENSFGIIGVPFDSTTSYHAGARLGPIVVREASFGFEKYNTNFNKDLNATFYDFGDVNVVPGNCEKTCQIIEDTVNELIDLNLKPLIIGGEHSASIGAINALSKKYENLTVVHFDAHRDLAFEFIGEKYSHAAVMRRAHEAGVDLVQIGIRSSSYEEEEFVKSTYNIQTFKINDVHKHMDAIEYYLINIDGPIYISIDMDVIDPAIAPSVGNPTPGGLFISEVETLLKTLSNKNIVGFDVVETASDRLGDNTAVVAAKLIYDFLTLIE; encoded by the coding sequence ATGCTTTTAAATACTTACGAACCATGGAAATTTGCATTTTCTAGTGAAAATGACGAAATTTGTGAAAATTCATTTGGAATAATCGGTGTTCCATTTGACAGTACTACTTCTTATCATGCCGGTGCACGTTTAGGACCAATTGTTGTACGTGAAGCTTCATTTGGTTTTGAAAAATACAATACTAATTTTAATAAAGATTTGAATGCTACTTTTTATGATTTCGGGGATGTTAACGTAGTTCCTGGAAACTGTGAAAAGACATGTCAAATAATTGAAGATACAGTTAATGAACTAATTGATTTGAACCTTAAACCACTTATAATTGGTGGTGAACACTCAGCATCAATTGGTGCAATCAATGCATTATCCAAAAAGTATGAAAATCTAACTGTAGTTCATTTTGATGCTCACAGAGATTTGGCATTTGAATTTATCGGAGAAAAATATTCTCATGCTGCAGTTATGAGAAGAGCACACGAAGCAGGTGTTGATTTAGTTCAAATCGGAATCAGATCTTCTTCTTATGAAGAAGAGGAATTTGTAAAATCAACCTATAATATTCAGACATTTAAAATTAATGATGTTCACAAGCATATGGATGCAATTGAATACTATTTGATAAATATTGACGGTCCGATTTATATTTCCATAGATATGGATGTTATTGACCCAGCTATTGCACCTAGTGTTGGAAACCCAACCCCTGGTGGTTTATTCATTTCTGAAGTTGAAACATTGCTTAAAACATTATCTAACAAAAACATTGTTGGTTTTGATGTTGTTGAAACTGCAAGTGATAGATTAGGGGATAATACTGCAGTTGTAGCTGCTAAATTAATATATGACTTTTTAACATTGATTGAATAA
- a CDS encoding translation initiation factor IF-5A, which yields MSTKVVEIKTLKVGKYIVLGGEACKIISYTTSSPGKHGAAKARIEAVGVFDNQKRSLVKPVDNKVDIPIIDKRLGQVISIQGANVQLMDMENYDTIDLPMPEDLKDSIVEGVEVEYIVALGNMKIMRTRGSN from the coding sequence ATGTCAACAAAAGTTGTAGAAATTAAAACATTAAAAGTTGGAAAGTACATTGTTTTAGGTGGAGAAGCTTGTAAAATTATCAGTTACACTACTTCATCTCCTGGTAAACACGGAGCTGCAAAAGCAAGAATTGAAGCAGTAGGTGTTTTCGACAACCAAAAAAGAAGTTTAGTTAAACCTGTAGATAACAAAGTAGATATCCCTATTATCGACAAAAGATTAGGACAAGTTATCTCTATCCAAGGCGCTAACGTTCAATTAATGGACATGGAAAACTACGATACTATCGATTTACCAATGCCTGAAGACTTAAAAGACTCTATCGTTGAAGGTGTTGAAGTAGAATACATCGTAGCTTTAGGAAATATGAAAATAATGAGAACCAGAGGATCTAACTAG
- a CDS encoding arginine decarboxylase, pyruvoyl-dependent produces the protein MKIAIVSGKDEGPSKLNAFDNALSDAGIGDVNLIKVSSMLAGNAEINTLPKLKPGAMVNCVLSEVTSDKPGDEITAVIALAIGEELGCVVETSGINRNLDELIEEAKMMVNYMMDKRGVEKKQDIIVEYATTTVREIASVVASVVYLKDEIIE, from the coding sequence ATGAAAATAGCTATTGTATCTGGAAAAGATGAAGGACCAAGTAAATTAAACGCGTTTGATAATGCCTTAAGCGATGCTGGAATAGGCGACGTTAATCTAATAAAAGTATCAAGTATGCTTGCAGGCAATGCAGAGATTAACACACTACCTAAACTCAAACCAGGAGCTATGGTGAACTGTGTTTTATCAGAAGTAACTTCAGATAAACCAGGTGATGAAATAACTGCAGTTATTGCACTAGCTATTGGTGAAGAATTAGGATGCGTTGTTGAAACATCAGGTATTAACAGAAATCTAGACGAACTAATCGAAGAGGCAAAAATGATGGTCAACTATATGATGGACAAACGTGGAGTTGAAAAAAAACAAGACATTATTGTTGAATATGCAACCACCACTGTTCGTGAAATTGCATCTGTAGTTGCATCAGTTGTTTATTTGAAAGATGAAATCATAGAGTGA
- a CDS encoding bifunctional NADP phosphatase/NAD kinase codes for MDAKDKKIATDLSYKIISEVSRAIRPYVGKPESGEKVKMGADGTPTSLIDIIAEEKLINILKNAPVLTYLISEEIGELKLGQGTKRSIKLTDELRRDDLEEDEIPKFIFLVDPIDGTNNAIKEIPAFGISIAIASVNQGRLATLNDVELGFVSNFANGNFFEAEKGNGCYLNNKKVNPSKIINISNMTLGGFTKSDTSQASKLVDNARRMRVLGSVVLELSYVASGRYDAFLDLRGSRIIDIAASKLILEEAGCIITDKFGGKLNNILSIYEKAIIVAANNEILHKQMIDILNDNQTDFIGKVGIISRIDQSRPILFSAKIIDYLLTQGREVQIEQSLAYKLTELKENPNLDNIIKEIHENYPEMKEDFEDINLNIDFNQLSKNTFDFDCDMAMILGGDGTLLRAQSQLNPEIPLLGINMGTVGFLTEIEAPDTFKVLNTILKGDYYKEKRSKLVVSHENNKHSVMNEVVIMTDKPAKIMHFEIQIDGEVIEEVRADGLIISTPSGSTAYAMSAGGPIIDPKVAGFLIIPICPYKLGARPFVVSDTSEITVRPLKKGKKAVFVIDGQINEEAEYEEEIKFKKSDKHAYFIRTSTKYFYKKVKDKLIEGGLPKNSRCE; via the coding sequence ATGGATGCAAAAGACAAAAAAATCGCAACAGATTTGTCTTATAAGATAATTAGCGAAGTTTCAAGAGCTATTAGACCATATGTTGGAAAACCAGAATCCGGTGAAAAAGTAAAAATGGGTGCTGACGGAACTCCAACATCTCTAATTGATATAATTGCAGAAGAAAAATTAATCAATATTTTAAAAAATGCACCAGTACTCACATACCTTATTAGTGAAGAAATTGGTGAATTAAAACTTGGTCAGGGAACCAAAAGAAGCATAAAACTTACAGATGAACTTAGACGTGACGATTTAGAAGAAGATGAAATTCCAAAATTCATATTTTTAGTTGATCCAATCGACGGAACAAACAATGCAATTAAGGAAATTCCTGCTTTTGGAATTTCAATAGCAATAGCCAGTGTAAATCAGGGACGTCTTGCAACATTAAATGATGTTGAGTTAGGATTTGTAAGTAATTTTGCTAACGGAAACTTTTTTGAAGCTGAAAAAGGAAACGGTTGCTACTTAAACAACAAAAAGGTAAACCCTAGTAAAATTATAAACATAAGCAACATGACCCTTGGAGGTTTTACAAAAAGTGACACCTCACAGGCATCCAAATTAGTAGACAATGCACGTCGTATGAGAGTTTTGGGAAGTGTAGTTTTAGAACTATCTTATGTTGCTAGTGGAAGATATGATGCGTTTTTAGATCTTAGAGGAAGTAGAATCATCGATATTGCAGCATCCAAATTAATTCTCGAAGAAGCAGGATGTATAATTACCGATAAATTCGGCGGAAAACTAAACAACATTTTAAGCATCTATGAAAAGGCAATTATTGTTGCTGCAAACAATGAAATTCTCCACAAACAGATGATTGACATCTTAAACGACAATCAGACAGACTTTATAGGAAAAGTTGGAATAATTTCAAGAATTGATCAATCAAGACCAATATTGTTTTCTGCAAAAATAATTGATTATTTACTAACACAGGGAAGAGAAGTTCAAATTGAACAGTCCCTAGCTTATAAATTAACTGAATTAAAAGAAAATCCTAATTTAGACAATATAATCAAAGAAATCCATGAAAACTACCCTGAGATGAAAGAGGACTTTGAAGATATCAACTTAAATATTGATTTTAATCAGTTATCCAAAAACACATTTGATTTTGACTGTGATATGGCAATGATTCTTGGAGGAGACGGAACACTTCTAAGAGCTCAATCACAGCTAAACCCTGAAATTCCATTACTTGGAATAAATATGGGAACTGTAGGATTTTTAACTGAAATTGAAGCGCCAGACACATTTAAAGTGCTAAACACAATTCTTAAAGGAGATTACTACAAAGAAAAAAGAAGCAAACTTGTTGTTTCACACGAAAACAATAAACACTCCGTAATGAATGAAGTTGTCATAATGACTGACAAACCTGCAAAAATAATGCACTTTGAAATTCAAATTGACGGAGAAGTAATTGAAGAAGTTCGTGCTGACGGATTGATTATTTCAACACCTAGTGGTTCAACAGCTTATGCAATGTCTGCTGGAGGCCCAATTATTGATCCGAAAGTTGCAGGATTTTTAATTATCCCAATTTGCCCATACAAACTTGGAGCAAGACCGTTTGTAGTGTCTGATACTAGTGAAATTACAGTAAGACCTCTTAAAAAAGGTAAAAAAGCAGTGTTTGTTATTGATGGACAAATCAATGAAGAAGCAGAATATGAAGAGGAAATTAAATTTAAAAAATCCGATAAACATGCATACTTCATCCGTACATCAACAAAATACTTCTACAAAAAGGTTAAAGACAAATTGATTGAAGGCGGACTTCCTAAAAACTCAAGGTGCGAATAA
- the cfbE gene encoding coenzyme F430 synthase, whose product MNNLVIDLTHGGVKIAISLAKKGKNVLAYDIYNTLNDIDAKMLAIYNVDLIQLDELSDFRGDMNIIYPIHMPLDFSDITKNNPDLNYTFQTHHEAIKELLDDWARDIPKIEVTGVKGKTSTVFMLKEILIDENPLILSSLGAMLFEDDKKIMLKRDISIAPSNIKETIDLAYKIANPVCLIADGVVQSENLRKYNSAIFESSLGVSGIGDVGVLTNIIEDYPIAKSKSSASEAKKQVFRCNTVVCQKEAYDKFYSDITHDKVNTFSLTDKSANLYPGEINYSLDETTINLSFRDVKTINDNLVSGDMTLTVFTPGKYNVSNVLGIVLTAISLEIPKEKIIQGLENYKGIPGRTNKRKIENITVIEEINPGINTKAIEESINMISNMDDYLIAIGGDYGITCEEIDEKKVSKYLDNLESEIILTGEVGSSINEQMKNKCKVIENYNDVYDIALKNNKNLLFIYRSDYRKLKQR is encoded by the coding sequence ATGAACAATCTTGTAATTGATTTGACTCACGGCGGAGTTAAAATTGCAATCAGCCTTGCAAAAAAAGGAAAAAATGTTCTTGCATATGATATCTATAACACATTAAATGATATTGATGCAAAAATGCTTGCAATCTACAATGTGGACTTAATACAACTGGATGAACTTTCAGACTTTAGGGGAGATATGAATATTATCTACCCTATCCACATGCCTCTTGATTTTAGTGACATCACCAAAAACAACCCTGATTTAAACTACACATTCCAAACTCATCACGAAGCAATTAAAGAACTTTTAGATGATTGGGCAAGAGATATCCCAAAAATTGAAGTTACTGGTGTTAAAGGAAAAACATCAACTGTTTTTATGTTAAAAGAAATTTTAATTGATGAAAATCCTTTAATTTTATCAAGTCTTGGTGCGATGCTTTTTGAAGATGATAAAAAAATCATGCTTAAAAGAGATATTTCAATAGCACCATCAAACATTAAGGAAACTATTGATCTTGCATACAAAATAGCCAATCCTGTTTGTTTGATTGCTGATGGTGTTGTACAAAGTGAAAACCTAAGAAAATACAATTCAGCTATTTTTGAATCTTCTCTTGGAGTAAGTGGAATCGGAGATGTTGGAGTATTAACAAATATTATTGAAGACTACCCTATTGCAAAATCAAAAAGCAGTGCAAGCGAGGCTAAAAAACAGGTATTTAGATGCAATACTGTTGTATGTCAAAAGGAAGCATATGATAAATTTTACAGTGATATAACACATGATAAAGTCAATACATTCTCACTTACTGATAAATCTGCAAATTTATATCCTGGTGAAATTAATTACTCATTAGATGAAACTACCATTAATCTATCATTTAGAGATGTAAAAACAATTAATGATAATTTAGTTTCAGGAGATATGACATTAACTGTATTTACACCTGGAAAATACAATGTAAGTAATGTTCTTGGAATTGTATTAACTGCAATAAGTCTTGAAATTCCAAAAGAAAAAATCATCCAAGGACTTGAAAACTACAAAGGAATTCCTGGAAGAACAAACAAAAGAAAAATAGAAAACATTACAGTAATTGAAGAAATCAATCCAGGAATAAATACAAAAGCTATTGAAGAGTCAATTAACATGATAAGCAACATGGATGACTATTTAATAGCTATCGGCGGAGATTATGGAATAACCTGTGAAGAAATTGATGAGAAGAAAGTTAGCAAGTATTTGGACAATTTAGAAAGTGAAATCATATTAACAGGAGAAGTTGGAAGTTCAATAAATGAACAAATGAAAAACAAATGTAAAGTTATTGAAAACTACAACGATGTTTATGATATAGCTCTTAAAAACAATAAAAACCTTTTATTTATTTATAGGTCAGATTACCGTAAGTTAAAACAAAGATAA